A window of Kribbella voronezhensis genomic DNA:
GCTGACCGGCATCCTGCCGAACATGCCCGCGGCCCGCGTCGCGATCCGATTCGGACTGCGCGGCTACACGTCGTCAGTCGGTACGGCGTGTGCCTCGGGCGCCCAGGCGATCGCCGACGCGGTCCGGCTGATCCGTTGCGGCGAAGCGGATGTGGTGATCTGCGGCGCGAGTGAGGCGCCGTTGTTCCCGACCTTCGCGGAGACCTTCGGCAACGCCCGGGCACTGGCTCGTGGTTGGGACGATCCGACCGAGGCGAGCAGGCCGTTCGACCTGCGCAGGAACGGTTTCGTCCTGTCCGAGGGGGCCGGCCTGCTGGTCCTGGAGAGCGCCGAGCACGCCATCGCCCGAGGTGCGCCGGGTTATGCGGACGTGGCCGGGTACGGCGTCAACGCCGACGCGCATCACCCGACAGCACCACGTCCGGACGGGACCGGTGCCGCCGCTTGCATGCGACGTGCTTTCGCCAGCGGGGGCGTGGTACCGGAGCAGGTCGGTTATGTGAACGCGCACGGGACGAGCACGAAGCTCGGTGATGTCGCCGAGACGGTCGCGATCGGCCTTGCGTTCAACGGAGCCGTCCCGGCCGTGAGCTCGACGAAGGCGCTGACCGGTCACATGCTCGGCAGCTCCGGAGTGGTCGAGGCCGCCGCGAGCGCGCTCGCCGTCAACACCGGCTTGCTGCCACCGACGTACAACCTCGACGACCCCGACCCGGCCTGCGGACTGGACCACGTCCGCAAGGAGCCGCGGGAGGTGCGGCTGGAGTACGCGCTGTCCAACTCGTTCGGGTTCGGCGGCCAGAACGTGAGCTTGCTGTTCGGACCGGCGAGCACGCCGGTTCGCAGGGAATCAATGGAGGGGAAGACGGTGAGGTCGCAGTGATGGAGATCTACGGGATCGACCACGTGGAGATGTACGTGGGCGACGCGAGGCAGGCGGCGTTCTACCTCGCCCACGCCTTCGGACTGCAGGTGCACGGCCAAGGAGGACCGGAGACGGGACTGGCCGACCAGCGGTCGCTGCTGCTGCGGGAGAGCGCTGTGCAGATCGTGCTGACCTCGGGGCTGGCTGCCACCCACCCGGCTGCCGAGTACGTGCAGCGACACGGTGACGGTGTCGCCGTGGTGGCGATGGAGGTCGACAACGCGGCCGTGGCCTACACGGAACTGCTGGCCCGCGGCGCTTCGTCCGTGTCGGAGCCGGCGACCTACACCGACGGCCAGGAGACCACGGTGGTGATCGCGGAGGTCGCGGGCTTCGGCGACGTGATCCACCGGCTGGTGGAGCGGCACGGCCCGCGGCGGGAGTTCCTGCCCGGCGCCTTCCACATCAGCGAGCCGACCACCGGCCCGGACGAGAAGCTGTTCAGCGAGATCGACCACCTGGCCATCTGCGTGCCGGCCGGCCAGCTGAAGCCGACCACCGAGTTCTACGAGAAGGTCTTCGGGTTCCTGCCGATCTTCGAGGAGTACATCGAGGTGGCCGGGCAGGGGATGGAGTCGACCGTCGTCCAGAGCCCGTCGACGCACGTCACCTTCACGTTGATCGAGCCGGACGAGACGCGCCGGCCGGGGCAGATCAACGACTTCCTCACCTGGCACGCGGGCGCCGGCGTACAGCACATCGCCTTGCGGACCAGCGACATCGTCGAGGCCGTCGGCACACTGGCCGGCCGCGGCGTCAACTTCCTGGCGTCCCCGGCCACGTACTACGAAGCGCTGCCGGGCCGCGTCGGCGAGGTCGAGACCCCGCTGGAAGACCTGCAGGAGCTGGGGATCCTGGTCGACAAGGACCACTGGGGCCAGCTGCTGCAGATCTTCACCGAGTCCATGCACGTCCGCCGGACGCTGTTCCTCGAGATCATCGAGCGGCGCGGCGCGATGACGTTCGGCAGCGGCAACATCAAGGCCCTGTACGAGGCGAAGGAGCGCGAGCTCGCGGGGGTGGAGGCGTGAGTCTGCGTGAATTCACCCTCTCCGCAGAGGAGATCGAGCTGCTGCCGTCCGACGAGGATGTCGCCTTCTACGGCGAGCACGGGTGGTACCTGTCCAAGAAGCTGCTCACCGACGACGAGACCGACGAGTTGGTGAACGCCAGCGAGCGGTACTACGCCGGCGAGCGGGACCGGACGCTCCCGGCCGCACCGCCGAAGCTCGCGTACTGGGACCCGTCCAAGGGCGATGTCCAGCGGCACAACGACTACGTGCACTACGAGCACGACGGGCTGGCGAAGATCCTGCGCAAGCCACTCATCGGGGCGGTGGCCGCGCGGCTGGCGCAGGTCGACGAGATCCGGGTCTTCCAGTCGACGCTGATCTACAAGCCGCCGGTCGCCGGTGAACCGTCGAACATCGTGCCCTGGCACTTCGACAAGCACTACTGGTCGTCCTCGTCGTCGGAGCGGATGCTGACCGCGTTCATCCCGTTCCACGACTGCCCGCCCGAGATGGGCACGATCACGATGGTCGACGGCAGCCACCGGTGGAAGGAGATCGGCGCCAACGACACCGTCGTCCGGCACTTCGCCGAGCGGGACCGGACCGAGCTGGAGCAGATGCTCGCCGAGAACGCCGCCTACAACGGCGTCGACGTGGTCAAGGTTCCGATCACGATCCCGCGCGGGCACATCAACTTCCACCACTGCCGGACGTACCACGGCAGCGGCGCCAACGTCAGCGACCGGCCGCGCCGCGCGATCTCGCTGCACCTGCAGGACGGCGCGAACTCCTACCGGGAGTTCCCGCTGTCCGACGGATCCCTGGCGACGTACAACCACGACGCCGTGGTCCGCCGGACCACCGACGGGCGGCCCGACTACGCCGACCCGGACTTCTGCCCGACGCTCTGGGCCCAGCGCTAAAAGGAGACAGCCAATGTCACGTTACGACTGGGGTCAGACCCACCCGGGCATCGAACAACTGGAGAAGGCGGTCGGCGCGGCCCGCGACAAGGTCGTCCAGCACCCGCTCTACGCGAACCTGGACACGCACGAGTCGCTGGTCACCTTCATGGAGCACCACGTCTTCGCGGTGTGGGACTTCATGTCGCTGCTCAAGTCACTGCAGCGCGAGCTCACCTGCGTCACGGTGCCGTGGATCCCGACCGAGCACACCAGCAGCCGGCGGCTGATCAACGACATCGTGATGGTCGAGGAGAGCGACGAACTCGCCACCGCCGACGGCAGGCCGGGCTTCATCAGCCACTTCGAGTTGTACGTGAACGGCATGCACGAGGCCGGTGCCGACTCGACCGCGATC
This region includes:
- a CDS encoding beta-ketoacyl-[acyl-carrier-protein] synthase family protein; its protein translation is MTAVTITGMGLLTPVGRGVPEVFDALLRGRSGISRPPADHPVANSVELAGFLPPFDAGKIAGGPDGKVMDRTVVLAQLAAEDALADAGLVVGENVDPERIGIIVGGVGGMATLEQQVVTRVERGRASVSPYLLTGILPNMPAARVAIRFGLRGYTSSVGTACASGAQAIADAVRLIRCGEADVVICGASEAPLFPTFAETFGNARALARGWDDPTEASRPFDLRRNGFVLSEGAGLLVLESAEHAIARGAPGYADVAGYGVNADAHHPTAPRPDGTGAAACMRRAFASGGVVPEQVGYVNAHGTSTKLGDVAETVAIGLAFNGAVPAVSSTKALTGHMLGSSGVVEAAASALAVNTGLLPPTYNLDDPDPACGLDHVRKEPREVRLEYALSNSFGFGGQNVSLLFGPASTPVRRESMEGKTVRSQ
- the hppD gene encoding 4-hydroxyphenylpyruvate dioxygenase codes for the protein MEIYGIDHVEMYVGDARQAAFYLAHAFGLQVHGQGGPETGLADQRSLLLRESAVQIVLTSGLAATHPAAEYVQRHGDGVAVVAMEVDNAAVAYTELLARGASSVSEPATYTDGQETTVVIAEVAGFGDVIHRLVERHGPRREFLPGAFHISEPTTGPDEKLFSEIDHLAICVPAGQLKPTTEFYEKVFGFLPIFEEYIEVAGQGMESTVVQSPSTHVTFTLIEPDETRRPGQINDFLTWHAGAGVQHIALRTSDIVEAVGTLAGRGVNFLASPATYYEALPGRVGEVETPLEDLQELGILVDKDHWGQLLQIFTESMHVRRTLFLEIIERRGAMTFGSGNIKALYEAKERELAGVEA
- a CDS encoding phytanoyl-CoA dioxygenase family protein is translated as MSLREFTLSAEEIELLPSDEDVAFYGEHGWYLSKKLLTDDETDELVNASERYYAGERDRTLPAAPPKLAYWDPSKGDVQRHNDYVHYEHDGLAKILRKPLIGAVAARLAQVDEIRVFQSTLIYKPPVAGEPSNIVPWHFDKHYWSSSSSERMLTAFIPFHDCPPEMGTITMVDGSHRWKEIGANDTVVRHFAERDRTELEQMLAENAAYNGVDVVKVPITIPRGHINFHHCRTYHGSGANVSDRPRRAISLHLQDGANSYREFPLSDGSLATYNHDAVVRRTTDGRPDYADPDFCPTLWAQR